One Cryobacterium psychrophilum DNA segment encodes these proteins:
- a CDS encoding deoxyguanosinetriphosphate triphosphohydrolase has translation MANSTEHGTPPYSEHDEERWFPEEHYSRRSDFARDRARLLHSSALRRLAAKTQVLSPTAGLDFARNRLTHSLEVAQVGRELANRLNTNPDIVDTACLAHDIGHPPFGHNGEKALNTWSLDIGGFEGNAQTLRLVTRLEPKVFGPNGQSYGLNLTRASLDASCKYPWPESSSVRDPSGRAKFGFYEDDIAVFEWLRRGAPDRQLCIEAEIMDLSDDIAYSVHDFEDAVVNGYVDVALLGRRTNHDDLLATMSEWIGGELSEEDLAKAFNRLDSLDYWMSEWSGGRRDQGRLKNLSSQLIGRFSGAAVRATRAAYPGANFIRFGAHVVVPRETQAEIAVLKGIVAAFVMTRNTRKPIYVQQRQVLTLLADTLLASGDEHLDPGFTEDWAAAGDDAARKRVVVDQVASLTDQSALAWYERLVQG, from the coding sequence GTGGCTAACTCAACGGAACACGGCACGCCCCCCTATAGCGAACATGACGAGGAACGCTGGTTTCCGGAGGAGCACTACTCCCGCCGGAGCGACTTCGCACGCGACCGCGCACGGCTATTGCATTCCAGCGCGCTGCGCCGACTCGCCGCCAAGACGCAGGTACTCAGCCCGACCGCGGGTCTCGACTTCGCGCGCAACCGACTCACGCACTCGCTCGAGGTGGCCCAGGTGGGCCGCGAACTGGCGAATCGGCTCAATACCAATCCGGACATCGTTGACACCGCCTGCCTGGCGCACGATATCGGGCATCCGCCCTTTGGCCACAATGGGGAGAAGGCGCTCAACACCTGGTCGCTCGACATCGGTGGTTTCGAGGGAAACGCCCAGACGCTTCGACTCGTCACCCGCCTGGAGCCGAAAGTTTTCGGCCCCAACGGGCAGAGCTACGGACTGAACCTCACGCGAGCGAGCCTGGATGCGAGTTGCAAGTATCCGTGGCCGGAGAGTTCCTCGGTGCGGGACCCCAGCGGTCGCGCCAAATTTGGGTTCTACGAAGATGACATTGCCGTCTTCGAATGGCTGCGTCGGGGCGCCCCCGACCGGCAGTTGTGTATCGAGGCCGAGATCATGGACCTCTCAGACGACATTGCCTATTCGGTCCACGACTTCGAAGATGCCGTCGTGAACGGCTACGTGGACGTTGCGTTGCTTGGGCGCCGTACCAATCACGATGATCTCCTGGCGACCATGTCGGAGTGGATCGGCGGCGAGCTCTCCGAGGAGGACCTCGCGAAGGCCTTCAACCGTTTGGACTCCCTCGACTATTGGATGTCCGAATGGTCGGGAGGACGGCGCGACCAGGGGCGGCTCAAGAATCTCAGCAGCCAGCTCATCGGGAGGTTCAGTGGGGCCGCGGTGCGCGCCACGCGAGCGGCGTATCCGGGTGCCAACTTCATCCGTTTCGGGGCGCATGTGGTCGTGCCTCGGGAGACGCAGGCGGAGATTGCTGTGCTGAAGGGCATCGTCGCGGCGTTCGTGATGACACGCAACACGCGCAAACCGATCTATGTGCAACAGAGGCAGGTTCTGACGCTTCTGGCCGACACTCTTCTGGCGAGCGGTGACGAGCACCTCGACCCCGGTTTCACCGAAGACTGGGCTGCCGCCGGTGACGATGCGGCCCGCAAGCGCGTGGTTGTCGATCAGGTCGCCAGCCTCACCGACCAGTCCGCCCTGGCCTGGTACGAACGACTGGTGCAGGGCTAG
- the dnaG gene encoding DNA primase → MAGLIRQGDIEEVKARTNIADIVGDYVQLKSAGVGSMKGLCPFHDERTPSFHVRSQVGFYHCFGCGESGDVYSFLQKMDHVTFSEAVERLAGRAGLELHYEDGGGAAPDHGNRARLLAANQAAADFFVDRLGSPEAQIGRDFLGGRGFDAQAAAHFGVGFAPKSWDALTRHLRAKGFTDDELTLSGLVSSGERGVYDRFRGRLVWPIRDITGQTIGFGARKLLDDDKGPKYLNTPESPVYHKAQVLYGLDLAKRDISRNHQVVVVEGYTDVMACHLAGVTTAVATCGTSFGVDHIKVLRRVMGDDSGVGEVVFTFDPDAAGQKAAMRAFSEEQRFSAQTFVAVAPEGFDPCDLRLHRGDDAVRRLVDSKKPMFEFMIRQLLGQYNLETVEGRIGALRAAAPIVGDIRDPALRPGYTRELARMLGVDLGEVRKAVSTAQGRSRAPNAPVRHTAGTEEAPPERPFSLLELPTDPVTRMERDGLMAMLQHPTLVGPDILARAVQTNFSNSSLAIARDAIAASLQHAGNADWLDHVLAAVPETLANLVQQLAMAPLPERPGREITGYVRDVSIALIEKDLLRQNAELRGRLQRTDPANRDVYVTLQREIMRVEAERRSLRDE, encoded by the coding sequence ATGGCTGGACTGATTCGACAAGGTGACATCGAAGAGGTCAAGGCCCGCACCAACATTGCCGACATTGTCGGCGACTACGTGCAGTTGAAATCTGCCGGTGTCGGGTCCATGAAGGGCCTGTGCCCGTTCCACGACGAGCGCACCCCGAGTTTCCATGTTCGTTCACAGGTGGGTTTCTACCACTGTTTCGGTTGCGGCGAGAGCGGCGATGTGTACTCGTTCCTGCAGAAGATGGACCACGTCACGTTCAGCGAAGCCGTCGAGCGGCTCGCCGGACGCGCCGGGCTCGAGCTGCACTACGAAGACGGCGGGGGAGCCGCGCCCGACCACGGCAACCGGGCCAGGCTGCTCGCCGCCAACCAGGCCGCGGCAGATTTCTTCGTCGACCGGCTCGGCAGCCCCGAGGCGCAGATCGGCCGGGATTTCCTGGGCGGACGGGGCTTCGATGCCCAGGCCGCCGCGCACTTCGGTGTGGGCTTCGCCCCGAAGAGTTGGGATGCTCTCACCAGGCATTTGCGGGCCAAGGGTTTCACGGACGACGAGCTCACCCTGTCCGGGCTCGTCTCCAGCGGTGAGCGCGGCGTTTACGACCGCTTTCGCGGCCGGCTCGTGTGGCCCATTCGCGACATCACCGGGCAGACCATCGGCTTTGGCGCACGCAAACTCCTCGATGACGACAAGGGGCCCAAGTACCTCAACACCCCCGAATCACCCGTCTATCACAAGGCGCAGGTTCTCTACGGGCTCGATCTGGCCAAGCGCGATATCTCCCGCAACCACCAGGTCGTCGTGGTCGAGGGGTACACCGACGTCATGGCCTGTCACCTCGCCGGTGTGACGACGGCCGTCGCGACCTGCGGCACGTCTTTCGGCGTGGATCACATCAAGGTGCTGCGCCGGGTGATGGGTGACGACAGCGGGGTCGGCGAGGTGGTGTTCACGTTTGACCCGGATGCTGCCGGACAGAAGGCCGCCATGCGCGCCTTCAGCGAGGAACAGCGTTTCAGCGCCCAGACCTTCGTGGCCGTGGCGCCCGAGGGCTTCGACCCCTGCGATCTGCGGCTGCACCGCGGAGACGACGCCGTTCGTCGTCTGGTCGACTCGAAGAAGCCCATGTTCGAATTCATGATTCGCCAGTTGCTCGGGCAGTACAACCTGGAGACGGTCGAAGGTCGAATCGGTGCTCTCCGCGCGGCAGCGCCGATCGTCGGGGACATTCGAGACCCGGCCCTGCGTCCTGGCTACACCCGCGAACTCGCGCGCATGCTCGGCGTCGATCTCGGCGAGGTGCGCAAGGCTGTCTCCACCGCCCAGGGCCGCTCGCGCGCCCCGAACGCCCCCGTTCGTCATACGGCCGGCACGGAAGAGGCTCCACCGGAAAGGCCCTTTTCACTTCTGGAATTGCCGACCGACCCGGTCACCCGGATGGAACGTGACGGCCTCATGGCCATGCTGCAGCATCCAACGCTCGTGGGCCCCGATATCCTGGCGCGCGCCGTGCAGACAAACTTCTCGAATTCGAGCCTCGCGATTGCACGCGACGCGATTGCCGCGAGCCTGCAACATGCAGGCAATGCCGACTGGCTCGACCACGTGCTCGCGGCCGTGCCGGAGACGCTCGCCAATCTCGTGCAGCAGCTCGCCATGGCCCCCCTGCCGGAGCGTCCCGGCCGGGAGATCACCGGATATGTGCGTGATGTCAGCATCGCTCTGATCGAAAAAGACCTGCTCCGGCAGAACGCGGAGCTGCGCGGGCGTCTGCAGCGAACCGACCCCGCCAATCGTGACGTGTACGTCACCCTGCAGCGAGAAATCATGCGCGTCGAGGCCGAAAGACGCAGCCTTCGCGACGAATAA
- a CDS encoding ABC transporter substrate-binding protein produces the protein MTSAHTHGKRTLAAAAGLSIAALVLAGCSAGGTSDGDAAAGGPIVIGTTDKITTLDPAGSYDNGSFSVQTQVFPFLMNSAYGSADVAPDIASKAEFTSPTEYTVTLKPDLKWANGNDLTASDVKFSFDRQLAIKADNGPSSLLYNLESTKVVDDLTVVFTLKQADDQIFPQILSSPAGPIVDEDVFSADAITPDKDIVDGKAFAGQYELASYDFNNLLSYEAYEGYQGLLGPAKTDVVNVKYYADASNLKLDVQEGGIDVAWRSLSATDIDDLRGNDKVQVVDGPGGEIRYIVFNFDTQPFGATTADADPAKALAVRAATADVVNRAELADQVYKGTYTPLYSYVPDGLTGATESLKGLYGDGEGGPDVDKARATLDAAGVSTPVALNLQYNTDHYGPGSSDEYALIKDQLESSGLFTVDLQSTEYVQYVKDRTADVYPLYQLGWFPDYSDADNYLTPFFLTENFIKNHYSDTEVNDLILQQAVTPDKAERTALIEQIQDKVADQLPTLPLLQGAQVAITGTNISGAEDTLDASFKFRYGALSKG, from the coding sequence ATGACATCCGCACACACCCACGGCAAACGGACCCTCGCTGCCGCAGCAGGACTGTCCATCGCGGCGCTCGTGCTCGCCGGCTGCTCAGCCGGCGGTACCTCCGACGGCGACGCCGCCGCGGGTGGGCCAATCGTCATCGGCACGACCGACAAGATCACCACCCTTGACCCTGCCGGTTCCTACGACAACGGTTCCTTCTCGGTTCAGACGCAGGTGTTCCCGTTCCTCATGAACAGCGCTTACGGCAGTGCCGACGTTGCCCCGGACATCGCCAGCAAGGCCGAGTTCACGTCGCCGACGGAATACACGGTCACCCTCAAGCCCGACCTCAAATGGGCCAACGGCAACGACCTCACGGCCTCCGACGTGAAGTTCAGCTTCGACCGCCAGCTCGCGATCAAGGCCGACAACGGACCCTCCTCGCTTCTCTACAACCTGGAAAGCACCAAGGTCGTCGACGACTTGACCGTGGTCTTCACGCTCAAGCAGGCCGATGACCAGATCTTCCCGCAGATCCTGTCCAGCCCCGCCGGTCCGATCGTTGACGAGGATGTCTTCTCGGCCGACGCGATCACGCCCGACAAGGACATCGTCGACGGCAAGGCCTTCGCCGGTCAGTACGAGCTCGCGAGCTACGACTTCAACAACCTGCTGTCCTACGAGGCCTACGAGGGCTACCAGGGTCTTCTGGGTCCGGCCAAGACCGACGTCGTCAACGTGAAGTACTACGCGGATGCCTCCAACCTCAAGCTCGACGTGCAGGAGGGCGGCATCGACGTGGCATGGCGCAGCCTGTCGGCGACCGATATCGACGACCTGCGCGGCAACGACAAGGTCCAGGTTGTTGACGGTCCCGGTGGTGAGATTCGCTACATCGTCTTCAACTTCGACACGCAGCCCTTCGGCGCCACAACCGCGGACGCCGACCCGGCCAAGGCCCTCGCCGTTCGCGCTGCAACCGCAGACGTCGTGAACCGCGCCGAGCTGGCCGACCAGGTCTACAAGGGCACCTACACGCCGCTGTACTCCTACGTACCGGACGGACTGACCGGCGCCACCGAGTCCCTCAAGGGCCTCTACGGCGACGGCGAGGGAGGACCCGATGTCGACAAGGCCAGGGCCACGCTCGATGCAGCAGGCGTCAGCACCCCCGTCGCGTTGAACCTGCAGTACAACACGGACCACTACGGCCCGGGTTCGTCCGACGAGTACGCCTTGATCAAGGACCAGTTGGAATCCTCCGGCCTGTTCACGGTCGACCTGCAGTCGACCGAGTACGTGCAGTACGTGAAGGACCGCACCGCCGACGTGTACCCGCTCTACCAGCTCGGCTGGTTCCCGGACTACTCGGATGCGGACAACTACCTGACGCCGTTCTTCCTCACGGAGAACTTCATCAAGAACCACTACAGCGACACCGAGGTCAACGATCTCATCCTGCAGCAGGCAGTCACGCCCGACAAGGCTGAGCGCACGGCACTCATCGAGCAGATCCAGGACAAGGTCGCGGACCAGCTGCCGACCCTGCCCCTGCTCCAGGGTGCACAGGTGGCCATCACCGGAACGAACATCAGTGGCGCAGAAGACACACTCGACGCGTCGTTCAAGTTCCGCTATGGAGCACTCAGCAAGGGCTAG
- a CDS encoding ABC transporter permease, with protein MSTVAIKPPSPALRPTRRKRTSPGGGIGRYLITRFLLIIPTIFILVSMVFWLMRTTGDPITAALGGRLSPDQLAERIHAAGYDRPIIVQYFEYLGQVFSGNFGTTISTNRPVSEVLTTYGLATAELVFYALLVAFIVGIPLGMVAAYWRDKAPDAFLRVFAILCYATPVFFAGLLLKLVFAVWLKVLPVAGRASTGAELQMQFLPNKTGVYTIDAIQTGNAAVLGDVLSHAVLPALALGLLTAGVFLRLVRTNVIGTLGTDYVNAARSRGVNEFRLVRKHAYRPALIPIITVIGLQIALLLGGAVLTETTFEWKGLGFMLIQFIQARDFVAVQGIVALLAVIVALSNFIVDIIAAVIDPRVRY; from the coding sequence ATGTCCACTGTGGCCATTAAGCCGCCGTCTCCGGCCCTGAGGCCGACCCGGCGTAAACGCACGTCCCCCGGGGGTGGAATCGGGCGCTATCTGATCACCCGCTTCCTGCTCATCATCCCCACCATCTTCATCCTCGTATCGATGGTCTTCTGGCTCATGCGTACGACCGGGGACCCGATTACGGCGGCACTCGGTGGGCGTTTGAGCCCCGACCAGCTCGCGGAGCGAATCCACGCCGCCGGGTACGACCGGCCGATCATCGTTCAGTATTTCGAGTACCTGGGGCAGGTCTTCAGCGGCAATTTCGGAACAACGATCAGCACGAACCGGCCCGTCTCCGAGGTGCTCACCACGTACGGGCTGGCCACGGCCGAGCTCGTGTTCTACGCCCTCCTCGTTGCCTTCATCGTGGGGATCCCCCTCGGCATGGTCGCAGCGTACTGGCGCGACAAGGCCCCTGACGCGTTCCTGCGCGTCTTCGCCATCCTCTGCTACGCCACCCCGGTATTCTTCGCCGGACTGCTGCTCAAACTGGTCTTCGCGGTGTGGCTCAAGGTTCTGCCCGTCGCCGGGCGCGCATCAACGGGCGCGGAGTTGCAGATGCAGTTCCTGCCCAACAAGACCGGCGTGTACACGATCGACGCCATTCAAACCGGAAACGCGGCCGTGCTCGGCGATGTCCTCTCCCACGCCGTTCTCCCGGCGCTCGCGCTCGGCCTGCTAACGGCGGGCGTCTTCCTGCGCCTGGTGCGCACCAACGTGATCGGCACACTCGGTACCGACTACGTGAACGCGGCCCGCTCGCGAGGCGTCAACGAATTCCGGCTGGTACGCAAGCACGCGTACCGCCCTGCACTTATCCCGATCATCACCGTGATCGGCCTCCAGATTGCCCTCCTGCTGGGTGGCGCAGTGCTGACCGAGACTACGTTTGAGTGGAAGGGTCTCGGCTTCATGCTGATCCAGTTCATTCAGGCCAGAGACTTCGTCGCCGTCCAGGGCATCGTCGCTCTGCTGGCGGTCATCGTGGCCCTGTCCAACTTCATCGTGGACATCATCGCCGCCGTGATCGACCCGAGAGTGAGGTACTGA
- a CDS encoding ABC transporter permease, whose protein sequence is MTSVAPYDSKPRPPAKWTKLPVVHQLRQSVGLQRGMLVAGLIITGVFILTSLFAPLLAPYGFSQLRDASGPFGAQQPPDAAHWLGTTVGGYDVLSRVIWGSQTAIVVMIVAVLLSIFAGVALGLVSGYFGGWLDRILVVVSDAVYAFPSLLLAIVMAIVISGGRSDLVGGILAAAISITVVFIPQYFRVIRAETVRIKAEAYVESARVLGASNFRIMFKHIFRNATRTLPLIFTLNASEAVLTLAGLGFIGFGIEPSAAAEWGYDLNKSLSDVTSGIWWTSLFPGLAIVLVVLGITLVGESLNDLADPRLRSRRAPGASDGTVAETSVVPGGTLVAGPGGLAGLEGPASPPTDGIEARE, encoded by the coding sequence ATGACCTCGGTTGCTCCATACGACAGCAAACCCCGCCCCCCAGCGAAGTGGACCAAACTCCCCGTCGTGCACCAGTTGCGGCAGAGTGTCGGTCTGCAACGCGGCATGCTGGTCGCCGGCCTCATCATCACGGGCGTCTTCATCCTCACCTCGCTGTTCGCCCCGCTGCTCGCGCCGTACGGCTTCAGCCAGCTGCGCGATGCCAGCGGACCATTCGGCGCCCAGCAGCCACCCGACGCCGCGCACTGGCTCGGCACGACCGTCGGCGGCTATGACGTGCTGTCCCGTGTCATTTGGGGATCACAGACCGCGATCGTCGTGATGATCGTCGCCGTTCTGCTCTCGATCTTTGCCGGAGTCGCACTCGGCCTGGTCTCCGGCTACTTCGGCGGCTGGCTCGACCGCATACTCGTCGTGGTCAGCGACGCCGTCTATGCGTTCCCGTCGCTCCTGCTCGCCATCGTGATGGCCATCGTGATTTCGGGCGGTCGATCCGACCTCGTCGGTGGCATCCTTGCCGCCGCCATCTCGATCACGGTCGTCTTCATTCCCCAGTATTTTCGGGTCATCCGTGCTGAAACCGTGCGGATCAAAGCGGAGGCCTACGTTGAATCCGCTCGGGTGCTCGGAGCGAGCAACTTTCGGATCATGTTCAAGCACATCTTCCGCAATGCCACCCGCACCCTCCCGCTCATCTTCACGCTCAACGCCTCAGAGGCCGTGCTCACCCTGGCTGGCCTCGGCTTCATCGGGTTCGGCATCGAGCCGTCGGCCGCGGCCGAGTGGGGCTACGACCTCAACAAGTCGCTGTCCGACGTCACGAGTGGAATCTGGTGGACGAGCCTCTTCCCCGGACTCGCCATCGTTCTCGTGGTGCTCGGAATCACCCTCGTTGGTGAGAGCCTCAACGACCTCGCCGACCCGCGCCTGCGCAGCCGACGAGCCCCTGGCGCATCCGACGGCACGGTTGCGGAAACATCCGTCGTGCCCGGCGGCACCCTCGTTGCGGGCCCCGGCGGCCTTGCCGGTCTCGAGGGCCCCGCGTCACCCCCCACCGACGGAATCGAGGCTCGAGAATGA
- a CDS encoding dipeptide ABC transporter ATP-binding protein, with product MSAQPVKNVVTISNLDVVFATDAGAVKAVDGVSLTVAPGEVLAIVGESGSGKTVTAKTILGLLPDTATARGAVILGSKDGGHSNDVLSVSKQALRQMRGTDVSMVFQEPSTALNPVYTVGWQIAEGIRSHGKFTRAEARVKAIEILGRVGIPEPETRVNYFPHQFSGGQKQRVVIAMALVLDPGLIVADEPTTALDVTVQAEILDLLRRCRDEFGTAIVLITHNMGVVADLADRVVVMFEGKVVEEAGARELFSNPQHEYTKKLLAAVPHVGQGTVRAQERAVARAPGWAESTPVVVAANLKIQYPGRLGRPGFTAVDGVSFLIRPGEVLGLVGESGSGKTTIGRAIAGLTRVTDGSLRVLGHEMLGFKERRFKPLRSDIGFVFQDPASSFNPLLTIAECVAEPLLVHGRAANAKAARRRVDELLEAVQLPKNYGDRYPHELSGGQRQRASLARSLALEPTLLIADEPTSALDVSVQARVLELFAELQREFGFAALFISHDLAVVDILADRIAVLYKGKLVEEGTGAEVLGAPKDPYTQRLLASLPVPDPIEQAERREGLRRLRAAG from the coding sequence ATGAGCGCCCAGCCCGTGAAGAACGTCGTCACGATCTCCAATCTCGACGTGGTTTTCGCCACCGATGCCGGCGCGGTCAAAGCCGTCGACGGAGTGAGCCTCACGGTCGCTCCCGGCGAAGTCCTGGCCATTGTGGGCGAGAGCGGAAGCGGCAAGACCGTAACGGCAAAGACCATCCTCGGTCTCCTTCCCGATACGGCAACGGCGCGCGGCGCCGTGATCCTTGGGAGCAAGGACGGCGGGCACTCGAACGACGTGCTGTCGGTCAGCAAGCAGGCGCTGCGCCAGATGCGCGGCACCGACGTGTCAATGGTGTTCCAGGAGCCGTCAACGGCACTCAACCCGGTCTACACCGTCGGGTGGCAGATCGCCGAGGGCATTCGCTCGCACGGCAAATTCACCAGGGCGGAGGCCAGGGTCAAGGCCATTGAGATCCTGGGTCGCGTCGGCATCCCTGAGCCGGAAACGCGTGTGAACTACTTTCCGCACCAGTTCTCCGGCGGGCAGAAGCAGCGCGTCGTCATCGCTATGGCCCTCGTGCTCGACCCGGGACTCATCGTGGCCGATGAGCCGACCACGGCTCTCGATGTGACGGTACAGGCCGAGATTCTCGACCTGCTGCGTCGATGCCGCGATGAATTCGGAACGGCCATTGTGCTCATCACCCACAACATGGGCGTTGTCGCCGACCTGGCCGACCGCGTGGTGGTGATGTTCGAGGGCAAGGTCGTGGAGGAGGCCGGAGCGCGCGAACTGTTCAGTAACCCCCAGCACGAATACACGAAAAAGCTGCTGGCGGCCGTACCCCACGTGGGCCAGGGCACGGTGCGAGCGCAGGAACGCGCGGTCGCACGTGCACCGGGGTGGGCCGAGTCGACGCCCGTCGTCGTGGCGGCGAACCTGAAGATCCAGTACCCCGGTCGGCTGGGCCGGCCGGGATTCACGGCCGTCGATGGTGTGAGTTTCCTGATTCGCCCCGGCGAGGTCCTCGGACTTGTCGGCGAGAGCGGGTCGGGCAAGACCACGATCGGTCGAGCGATTGCCGGACTCACCAGGGTGACGGATGGCTCCCTGCGCGTGCTCGGGCATGAGATGCTCGGCTTCAAGGAACGCCGATTCAAACCACTCCGCAGCGACATCGGCTTCGTGTTCCAGGACCCGGCGTCGAGCTTCAATCCGCTGCTGACCATCGCCGAATGCGTCGCCGAACCGCTGCTGGTTCACGGCCGCGCGGCGAATGCCAAGGCCGCGCGTCGACGCGTGGACGAACTGCTTGAGGCTGTGCAGCTGCCCAAGAACTACGGTGACCGGTACCCGCATGAGCTCAGTGGGGGACAGCGGCAGCGGGCGAGCCTCGCGCGGTCACTGGCGCTTGAGCCGACGCTGCTCATCGCCGACGAGCCGACCAGTGCGCTTGATGTCTCGGTGCAGGCGCGGGTGCTTGAACTCTTCGCGGAGCTGCAACGCGAATTCGGTTTCGCCGCCCTGTTCATCAGTCATGACCTCGCCGTCGTTGACATTCTCGCCGACCGGATCGCCGTGCTGTACAAGGGCAAACTTGTCGAGGAGGGCACCGGGGCTGAGGTGCTTGGTGCGCCGAAGGATCCCTACACACAGAGACTGCTCGCATCACTGCCCGTGCCGGATCCGATTGAGCAGGCCGAACGTCGGGAGGGGCTTCGCCGTTTGCGTGCGGCAGGATAG
- a CDS encoding ATP-binding cassette domain-containing protein, which translates to MKPGAAPLFPIVTSDLTIEYAPHGASPAFVAVHGLNMRIEAGEVIGLLGESGSGKSTIARVLSGRTASSDSSGVRPQITGGEATVLGFPLRRISRRRQRRLTFGVGMLAQDAAETLPSTLTVAEIVAEPVLERDRRYNHRALETRVATMVDAVRLPLNVLGKYPYELPSGQRQRVALARSLVFGPSLLIADEPTAGVDVIVRNAVIDLIGELQRERAFSALVISHDLAVLRRVANRIGVMHQGVLVALGTIDEVFDDPWHPYVAGLAAAFAADDAGVDHDLALDDDPV; encoded by the coding sequence ATGAAACCTGGCGCGGCACCCTTGTTCCCGATCGTGACGAGTGACCTGACCATCGAGTACGCGCCCCATGGGGCCAGCCCCGCCTTCGTGGCGGTGCACGGTCTCAACATGCGCATTGAGGCGGGCGAGGTCATCGGGCTGTTGGGAGAAAGCGGCTCGGGAAAGAGCACGATTGCCCGGGTGCTCTCCGGCAGGACCGCGTCAAGCGACAGCAGCGGCGTGCGACCGCAGATCACCGGAGGGGAAGCGACCGTTCTCGGTTTTCCCCTGCGCCGGATCAGTCGGCGGCGGCAACGCCGACTGACCTTCGGGGTCGGGATGCTGGCGCAGGACGCGGCTGAGACCCTGCCGTCTACGCTGACCGTTGCCGAAATCGTTGCCGAACCTGTGCTCGAGCGCGACCGGCGCTACAACCACCGCGCCCTGGAAACCCGAGTGGCGACGATGGTGGATGCGGTGCGGCTTCCGCTCAATGTGCTCGGGAAGTACCCGTACGAGCTTCCCAGCGGCCAGCGGCAACGCGTCGCGCTCGCGCGCTCCCTCGTGTTCGGTCCGAGCCTGCTGATCGCCGATGAGCCCACTGCCGGTGTTGACGTTATCGTGCGAAACGCCGTTATCGACCTGATCGGGGAGTTGCAGCGTGAACGCGCCTTTTCGGCCCTCGTGATCAGTCACGACCTCGCTGTGCTGCGCCGTGTCGCGAATCGAATCGGCGTCATGCACCAGGGCGTACTCGTGGCACTCGGCACCATCGACGAGGTATTTGATGATCCGTGGCATCCGTACGTTGCGGGGTTGGCCGCGGCGTTCGCCGCAGACGATGCCGGCGTGGACCATGATCTCGCCCTGGATGACGATCCCGTCTAG
- a CDS encoding AzlC family ABC transporter permease: MRADSVNSSGDSPDETIERGNQRLARRSGLAVGLATAAYGISFGALSVAAGLSIAQTCFLSIVMFSGGSQFALVGVLATGGAASGPAAIAGAALLGVRNGIYGIRTSPMIGRGWWKRTAAAWLTIDESTAVGLAQPTPRSRRTGFWVTGLAVFIGWNLTTLLGALIGDAMGDTRAYGLDAAVFCQLEAGHFSAKKPASSAPFPAS; encoded by the coding sequence GTGAGAGCGGACAGCGTGAATTCCTCCGGTGATTCCCCCGACGAGACCATTGAGCGTGGGAACCAACGTCTCGCGAGACGAAGCGGACTGGCCGTGGGGCTCGCAACCGCGGCCTACGGGATCTCGTTCGGCGCACTCTCGGTCGCCGCCGGTCTGTCCATCGCGCAAACGTGCTTCCTGAGCATCGTGATGTTCTCCGGTGGTTCCCAATTCGCACTCGTTGGCGTACTTGCCACGGGCGGCGCGGCGTCCGGGCCCGCCGCTATCGCCGGAGCCGCTCTTCTGGGAGTGCGGAATGGAATCTACGGAATCAGGACCTCACCGATGATCGGTCGCGGGTGGTGGAAACGAACGGCCGCGGCGTGGCTGACCATTGACGAGTCCACCGCCGTTGGACTGGCTCAGCCCACACCGCGCAGTCGCCGCACCGGCTTCTGGGTGACGGGCCTTGCCGTCTTCATCGGTTGGAACCTCACCACGCTCCTCGGTGCGCTGATTGGCGACGCCATGGGTGACACTCGCGCATACGGTCTCGACGCCGCTGTGTTTTGTCAACTTGAAGCCGGCCATTTCAGCGCTAAGAAACCTGCCAGTTCAGCACCGTTTCCGGCCAGTTGA